AGAATCAGAAGTAGTAACTTCTGTAACTCCAACCTCTGGGTCTTCTTGTAGCTGTGTACTGCCATCAAGCTCTGAATCCACAATACCCACTTCCTCTTCATCAAATCTGGCCTCATCACTCTCATTAGTGTACGAGTGTTCTCCTCTCTCTTTTAGTGTACGATTTGACTTAGGTCTGTATGCTGCTCTGTATACACTTCTAAGGGGTTTGGACTGGCTTCTTTAGTGGGTCCTGTGGAAGTTTCTTGGGTGGGTTCACCAAAAGTTACTAAAGTGGATTCTCTGCAAGTTTCTTCACAGCAATTTCTGTTGGGCTCTGCAGAGATTTCCACAGTGGACTCTACACATGGTTCTCCATAGGGTTCTGTACAAGGTTCTCCAACGGTTCCTGTCAATAGCAACATAATTTCCTCCAACTGCAACACTCTCAATTGAAGTGTGTCTCTCTCAGCAAGCAGAGCCACTCTGTCCTTCTCCATTGCCATCACCGTGGAGAAGTTCTCCTTTAGTTTAACCTCCAAGTCTTTGGCTTCTTGATGGTTTCTGCCTTGCAGCTCCATGCGCTCAATTAGACTCTTCTGTAGCTCCGCCCTCTCCTGGAAAAAGTCTTCCACAGCATGCTGTAGCATCACTTCCAGCACAGTTGCTTTGTGGTCAGCTTGTGACAGCAGAAGGTCTTTGGCCTCCATGCTTTCCTGCAGGTGGTTGTGAAGCTCACTGAGTTGCTGGCTAAGCTCAAACTCTTTGGTCCGAGCAGCACTGATGAAAGTCTCCAGCACGGCCTGAAGCTGCTGGTTCTTGTCTGTCAGAGCTTTAATATCTTGTGCGTGTGCAAGTTCAAGGCGCTGACACTCCTTTTTGTCCTCCTCCCTTTCTAGATCCAGGACCTCCTTCAACAGCTTCCGTTGCTACCCTGCACGGTCTGCAGCATGCTTTTTGGCAAGTGCTGCAATCTCACTTTGGTAGTGCTGTTCCAGTTTACATACATCCACACGAAAACGCTGTGACACCACCTCCTGGTCACCACAGAAACGGGCCTCCATCTCTATGAGTCGCTGAGAGAATTGTTTCTCCAGCTCTCTCCTGTGCGTGACCAATCAACAACGACAGCTTCTAACATTAACTGAAAGAAATACTCACCAATGCATATGGAACATTTGAAAATAGTAGAGATGAATAATACATGTTTCACAATGACAGGTCAGTAATAAGTGGTAAACCCAGAAGTACATTGGCTAGAAAAGTTTAAGAAACCTGACTTTCCCTTGCATCTGCTGTCTTTGCCAGATGTTGCTACCTTTATATGAACCAAATTTCCCAAAGatagaaaaacatattttctaGAAATACCTAAATTTTCTATCCATTTTGAGGACCTAGCTCGAAGTATCCACAAGAGATTTAGTTTCGTAAATCTTATTTTACATGTAAACATGGCATACGTTTAGGATACGGTTAGTCTATAGTAATTCTAATTAGCCTAATGTTAAGAACAATTAAGTTTTCAGTCTCAAGATTCAGAAGTCAGTCGGAGATCCACTCCATGATATATAAACAAACGCGTGTATATCTTACCTCTCTTCTGCAATGTCAGTGCGCAATTTCTCCAGAAGGCcactgagtctctctctctctttgctatGTTTGGTGCTCAGCTCCTGCATGGCCTCCCTGTGTGCCTCATCCATCCGGTTTTGCTCTTCATTCAGCACCTGCTGCCACCTCATCTCTTGTTCTTCTTTCTCTGCTTGCAGTTGCTCTCTTTCCAGCTTTAAATAGGCCTGCAGTGCCTCCTCACTTTGTTTCTCTAGCTGAGCCCTCACTCTACCACAGTGCTCCATTATGATGCTCTCAGTCTCCTCCTGCTGTGCACGGAAGCGTTCTCTCTCCTCCTCTAAATGCTGCATGAGAACAGCATGATGCTTCTCCTCTAATGAAACACGCTCCTCATCCCACTGCTGCCTGAGCCTCCTCTCGCTCTCTTTCCTCTCCTCTGTTACGGCCTGCAGTGCCTCCTTACTGACCTCCTCTAACTTCTGCCTCTCCCGTTCCCACTCCTCCCTGAGCCTCCTTTCCATCTCAAAACACTCTCGTTCTGTTTTCTGCTGCACCTCTTCAAACTGTGCACTTAGAACCTCCTCATGGCCCCTCTGCAAACGCTCCTGTGCTTGTTTCCAGTGCTCCGTGAGCCTCATCTCCCATTTTTCCCTTTCTTCCTGCAGTCTTTCTCTCTGCTCCTGTAGACTTGCCTCTGGCACCTTCTGGTGCTTCAATTCTATCAGGCTGATCTCCTCTGCATGCGCTCTGCTCTGCTCCTCATAAGCAGTCTTTTTCTCCTCCAGAACTCCCACCTGCTCCTTCAGCTGCTCTGCACGGCTCCTGGCATACTGCGCCTCCTGTGTGAAAAAGCTGAGCTCATGCTGGTGGAGAGTGTGGAGGGCAGACACTTCCTGCTCCAGCCTGTTTGCTCGTTCTAGCTCTCTTGCCATCTCCTCCCTCAAAATCTGCACCTCCTTTTGGTGCTGCAGGGAAAGACGATTCCTTTCCTTTTCTGAGTTGCGTTGTTCTTCTTGTATCTACAGAGGGGTCagagttttattaacattttattccAATTTAAGACTGATCTGAATGTAAATACAGTGACAGTGCTGGACATTCTTGTATAATTAGGAAAGCCATGAAAATCCAGCAGGCTTCAATATTTACCATAACCTTTGTAAGGTTTATCTTtctacattgttttttttcctttagaAGGACTGCAGCTTTTTTTTAGTTATAGTACATGTTTGTTTCTGTAGCTTACCATGGCCTGAATGTTTTCTATCTCTCTTTGGTGCTGCTCCAGTAACATCTCTGTTTCTAAACTCATGTTTAATGTCTGTCGCTCCTGAGAACCTAAACATGGACAACAAAACAGCACATGAAGACATGTTGCAGAAGATGCACCACAACAAAAAGCACCTTTTTAATATCATCATTGTGTGTGTGGGCATTAATATGTTACCTGGGTCTGGGCTTTTTCTGGCCAGTTCATCAGACAGACTCTGGCCTGGACGGGTTGAGGGGGTGCTGCCTAAAGTCTGATATTCCTCCAACTGAGCTTCCAACTCATCTATATGATCCTGCAACTCCTACAATATACACAGGCAGTCATGCATGTAAGATTCAGTAGTAGAGTGTGACACACATGAAAAAAtacagaggaaaaaaaacagaATTGGGGTGGTTGCTAACCCTGCACTGTTCCTCATAGTTCTCTCGTAGCTGTCTCATACGGTCCTCTTGCTGGTAGAACTCAGCGCTGTCTGGATCCAAatcaccaaactacattcaaatatacaccatttttaaaaaaatttttttaccaaACTACAAAGAAATAACAAACACTGCAAAACATACAATACCATGTCAGTTAAGCTTTATAACAACAGACATCTGCTGTAAACCTCTGATCAGATATGTCTATAATTATGTCAGCAGAGCTGAATGTGTGACATCAGCAtaaatgtgagtgtttgtgcCAATGACATTGCCTGGGTTGATATCAGTATTGATTTATGAATATTTCTCCTTATATCGGCACTGACTTGCATGTCTGCACTGATGTCAGTACCCGTTCTTTCAAAACACTGTCCAGATTTTTCTGTAGTTTGTTAATCTGGTTTTCAGCCTCCACCAGTTTTTCTGTGCTCTCGAGAAGTTCGGTTTCCAGACAGCAAttctcctacacacacacacacacacacacacacaaaaaagttatCAGACAAAAACATTTACGATACATTCTAGCCACACAATTAACTAACACAGAATAATGGTAATGCGACAGGTttcaggaataacatacaaaacATGCTGAGCATACAGTGAGTAAAATCCagcatttaacatgcattaaacTTAAACTTCAATGATTAATGGGTGCTTTTTCAAAACTCCAAAAATAATTCAGGTACACTGATTGAAGACAACTGAAGCCTTGATCTGAAGaattaaaataatctaaaagCATGTAGCAGGTAAATCGCCATTTATGGTGCAGAAACTGTGAAAGCAGGAGGTGTAAGCCACCTCTGCATTGCAACTAATCATATTATTCAGTGCAAAAATCTGATTACTTTAATGGTGAGTGTAAGGTGTTCTCGTAGGACATTTTCATCTTCTCTCATCTTGCCAATTTCCTGTTCCAACTCTTCTCGTTGCTGACTGGCATGTTGCTGCACAAGCTCCACCTCTTTACTTCGCTCCACCCTCAGAGCATTCATACTATCTTTATATTCCTTCTCCAACTTTCTGTACATAATTGCATGCATaagcacaaacacatgcacatgacAGTCATTtgaatacacatgcacacacacatgcgtaGACAATGGCTGCACAATTgcgacaaaaataataattgctgCTTATTTCCCTTgatgttttaattttaaataccgGTATTAGAattgacattaaaatacttatttttggtGGACCTACTGCACGGCACATCCAAAAAAATATGGCTCATATGGGTCAAATTATAAATAAGGAAAAAGGTGTAGCTGATTAAAAGTGAAAGGTTACCTGAGATTGAGTTCATTATTGCGCTCAATTGCAACATGGTGGTCATCCACTTCAGACGCCAGCTGAGATTTGAGCTTCTCTGCTTTGTCCAGATCGGAACGAATTCTCTCCTTCTCATGTCTTTCCAGGTCAACACACTCACTGATTCACAAAGAATGATGACATTAGCAGCAAACTAGAGCTCTGGCAGTTGTAGAATTATCTAGAGTAAGTGAGAATAATGAGTGATGTGGAGTGAGTAAAAACAATAAACTGGAGTGATCTGAATTGAGTAAGAATAAGCACCTGGATCTGGAGTGAGTCGGAATAATGATCTGGAATGATCAAGAGTAAGTCGGGATAGTAAGCTGGAGTGATCTAGAGTGTGTCGGAACTATGAGCTggagtgagtcggcataatgagCTGGAGTGATCTGGGGTGTGTCGGAATAATGAGCTGGAGTTATCTGGAGTGAGTAAGAATAATGTGCTGGATTGCTCTGGAGTGAGTCTGAATAATGAGCTGGAGTGATCTGGAGTGTGTCCGAATAATGAGCTGGAGTGATCTGGAGTAAGTCGGAATAATGAGCTGGAGTGAGCTGGAATAATGAGCTGGAGTGATCTGGAGTGTGTCGGAATTATGATCTGGAATGATCAAGAGTACGTTGAAATATTGAGCTGGAGTGATCTAGAGTGAGTCGAAATAATGAGCTGGACAGATTTGGAATAAGTCGAAATAATGAGCAGGAGTGATCTGGAGTGAGTCTAAATAATGAGCTGGAGTGATCTGGAGTGAGTTGGGAGTACTGTTGTGCGAGTTGGAAAACTGGAGCTGGACTTGAAGTGTTCTAGATAAATCTGGACTGAGCTTGATTGAGATGGAATGAGCTCGAGTTCAGATGCATTGACTCACAGCAAATGTCTGATTTCTGCCTTAAAGCTCACTAGGGCCACCTGGTGGATTGAGTTCTTTGAGTTCAGCAGTTCATTCTCTATAGCAACAGTCAGCTCAGACAGATTCACGTTACCTTCCAGATTAAAATCCAGAGCCTAAAGACAGAcacaaaattttattaaaatatcacAGATTAAAGGTTGAGTTTTGTAGATAatctgtgcatttgtgtgtgtcacCTGCAAGATCTCAGAGCTGTTGTCGACTCCCTCTTCCATCCACCTGTAGAGCAGAGTTTCAGCAGGAGCATGACCTGATCCAACATCCAAAACTGAAAAAAGCTGCAGACCGATTGTACTGCTCAATGCACATGAGATTCTATGGCCTGACTCATCAAacttgaaagagagagagaaaaagaggttatacaaatatatttaggcATATTTAGTATGCAGCCTATTTATGTGTGCGTTACCTGAGTGGAGTGGCGTCTCTTTAATTGTCTGTAGGGAGTAGATGCTGATGGTGTGAGTGGTTTACTGCGGTTTATAATATATGACACAAACTCCTGCACGTCCATCGTGCTTTCATCAGCACACTGGAACACATCCTCACCCACCTGAAAACATACAAACGCATACAAAAGAACTATGTTAATTCAAGAATGTAACCAAAAATTCAAGATTTGAAGGGACCAATCTTAGTGACTGAATAAAGCAATAATGATTGACAACTTTTCTGAATATTGGGGGATGTGTCATCCAATTGTGTTATCAAGGTTTGAATAAAACTTTCTAAAGatcctgagtgtgtgtgtacctCTGTGCCAGTGCGCTGGCAGAGTGTGTGTAGCTGCTGCAGTGTGGCCATGCCGTTCATTGGTAGAGAGAGTTCACGACATGCGTTCTGCAAACGCTCCTCCAAGTCACAGAGTGTCACTGCATTGCAACGTGGTGTGCTGGGTTCATCAGGGTTCCAAAGGTGCATCtgacctgcacacacacaaacaaatacaggTGGAAATCTCAGGCAATAAAGATAAATAGTTTGGGGGTCTTAAGAGTACCTAAAGTATGAACTCACCTTCCGCCTCAAACTCTTCAGAAATGCTCACGTCAGTATTCCAGcgctaacacaaacacacaaaaacacaaaaatactcATTGTGACAATCAAATCATCCAGCGGGGGGCAGTAATGAGCAAAAGTGAGACAAAGGCTGTGCTACACTGACATGAGCAGAGAAGACACTTTACTCATATAGAGGTGCTATCACTGTAGGTCGCTAAGTGGCTGTATTGTTGGTCGTAGTGGCTGTTCCAGCTGCTGAATGGTGGGcagcacaactggccatagctttttAAAACTCTGAAGGGGAAAGCATATAAATATAAGCTGCAGCAGGACATAAAGCATCATACTCTGtcatgaacaagatgaacaaTCTATTGCTGCATGAATCAAACTGACTTAGAATTCTGACAATTTGTGATATGGTTTTCCATGCATAACAAATCATTCAGAACAGTTAAATTGCTCATGTTGACTAAAGTCTTCACAAGAGATAGATCACTTTATGCCAATGTCTTCACTCCTATTGTTAGCTGCCGCATTGCATCACTGCTCACTGgcattaaattaaacttttcCAACTTTTTCCAACTTCATTGAAATGCATTAAATTCTACATTTAGTGGCGAGACATGCTCACATTGTCAGCGATTGTTGTCGCTTATGTCACTGGTCATAGCCAACTCCATATCCAAGTCCCTACAaatcatgtgtgtatgtgtgaaagtcAGTTAGCTCAAATTAGTCCCTTGCATCACAGCTTATGtaaagtcaactataagtaatccTTTTGAAGGTTGATTTTAccaaaaagtgtaacactgtggtgcAAAAATCAACATTGTTTAAGCCGcccgtccagcctgacacagcagcaTTTGGGAGCGAACTCTTTGGGAGTTTTCTAGAATTTATTTGACAGTGATGATATTTACAATTTTGTTTGGTGACGCTACAGTCGCAGAAATTACACGCTTCACTTTTACAGTACACGCTACCTGTAATACcctataaattcaaataaaatgaaacagTCCAGTCCCCATTCTTTGTAACTGCATGGAAATAAACCCCttaaacacttctctttgtattCAACAGAAGTGAGGCATGCATGCTTGGAATgaaaatggtgagtaaatgagaattttcatttttgggtgaactattcaactCATGTGCTTGAATGTAACACTAGTCAGACAGCTGTAAAACTAAAAGCCACTCGATCAACTATTTCCCTATTGTTTTGTCTGGATTGGGCAggagtgcgtgtatgtgtgtgttgataAGTGGACATTGAATTTCCACAGTGAATTTCTGGGGGAGCAGGGAGCAGATGGAGAATATGAGCAATGGAATTCAGGGGGTGGGCAGAGGTCATtgttcatcacacacacacacatctgctgTTGTAGAGCTGGAGGATTGTTCTCACATTAGACTATCAGAGTGAGCTCTGCGCAGCAGTGTGTTTGTATTAATGTGCACCTGCTGGAGAGCGTGGCAGAGTCACACACAAAAGCTCATAGGCCTGCATGAATTCTATAAAAAAATCTTTTCATCACAAGCACTAATTGGCCAATGGTGTAAGCACTTTAAAGCCAGTGGGATGTTTCTTCTGCGACTCTGAAATCTCATTAACTCAGAGAGcaaacacactcgcacacacttgGATTGTGTGTTTCTACTCTCTCAGGTCAGCAGAGTTCATCTGGTCAGGTTTAGAATTTGCATTGTTTCTGAAGGAAAAATTAGTTTCAGCCTTCAGTATTATCTGTGTGTTCAAATACCAATGATTCCACCAACGGCAGCAAAAGAGAAGAATGTGCCCTAATCTTTgcgtatatacaccgatcaaccataacattaaaaccacctgcctaatattgcgtaggtcctCCTCAtgatgccaaaacagcgccaacccttattcttctcaccacaattgtacagagtggcttTCCgacttaccatagactttgtcagttcgactttgtccattctccgttgacctctctcatcaacaaggcatttccgtccacacaACTGCACATGACTTTatgcactgttgccacatgattggctgataagataatcacttggatgattgctggtgccagatgggctggtttgagtatttctgtaactgctgatctcctgggattttcacgcacaacagtctctagaatttacacagaatggtgccaaaaacgaaaaaaaatccagtgagcagcagttccgcggatggaaacgcctcgttgatgagagaggtcaacagagaatggccagactggtttgaactaacaaagtctacggtaactcagataaccgctctgtacaattgtggtgagaagtatagcatctcagaatgctattctgagatgcgggttggcgctgttttggtggcacgagagggacctacacaatattaggcaggtggttttaatgttgtggctgatcggtgtgcgTGTTTGTTACCTCACGTTTCCTGGGTACAGTCTCTTGAGCATCTTCATCCTTTTCCTCCTCATCTTCAGCCTGTGTGTgtggatttgtgtgtatgtgtatgaacTCTGGAGCAGAGCGGCGGCCATAACGTTTACTGCCCTTCACGAAGCGTGGCTGGACTTCTGGGGAATCTAAGGCAGAGTTTAAGGGACTTTGATTattgtatctgtctatctataataTACTGTCCAAGGGCTATATAACTGTAAATCTAATATCAATCtactttttttacaaaataaaaatacattctcctaaATAAAATCTACTAAGGGCTCAGAAAACAAGACTATAATTATTCTGTGCAcaatttttacttaaaaaaaaaaatgttgtaaataaaattaaagtattCCAATCAAAGTAAATTAAAGACATGGGCCAGACAAGCTTAACTCTGACgctgggcattttttttttcaaatttacatttttgacacaattgtatttttttaaaatcgtGGAATCGAGGTTTTGCATGAAATATTATTGGACGCTGTAGTTGGATACACTGTCAATACACCAATGGCtgaatataaaagagaaaaacaaatgttcacaGCACTTGGCTTGATGCCGCCCTCAATCTGATAAGCTGAACACGTGTGGAAATATACACGGCTGCACGCTCCAATGTAACAtaggttaacaacacggagaccGATATAAAAGCCGGTAATATTTCCAGTACAAGTGTACAGTGTGATTGTCGGTAgacttcgtccatcatgcatgtTTACACCGGCTTAATCAAACAATAACTATGTTCTGTGTAAGTTGTTTAAGTCATGAAGCACTAagctacattttctgagatgtcCGCAGAAATTTACGTGTTTATAATAAAGTGTTGGAACATACATGACAGTTATGGGCACTTCATGTCAAATCATATAATGGATAGGCTATAAATGGGAGAATCATCCACATcgccttttaccatgatgatagatcgctaattattgctttgttttgtgacgtgtttcaaatgtactgcatttatGGAAAACATTTAGGAAGCGaagtgatcattttgacaaacagcGATACTATTTCATTTTACTGCTCTGCTCAGCATGTACCGCTAGACGGTGCCACGTGCTCACAGCACTGACTGACATCATTATTTTAAACTGAGATTTTTGCTTCTTgcgttcccttacgattcagtacacTAGACATTGCGCCACGAAGCTGATGCTAATGAGGATTGTCCTTCctcatgacctagttgaaacctttctacaataatgccagGATTGgatatggtgtttaagccccggcCTTTTAGGCGCGAAACTGTCTGGTATAAAACGggcgcacaaacaccattcctcagaattttttccttcaagacagcgattcatctatTAATCGAAGTAGCCTTCTACTACTTCGCCATCGACATACACGAGTAAGCGGGCAGGATCTTCACGGCAACAAGAAGattctccgctcccctgcagtgttccggagAACAGTTACTCCGCCTCGCCGCTTGACGCtttgctggtgaacgggccgcttTAGCATCCTAACTCCCCGCAGAgcttcggcaggagttttgtatccttacaagctattgttgatattgtgtgtgtatatatatatatatatatatatatatatatatatatatatatatattatatacatacatacatacacacacacacacacacacacacagtattccaTAAGTGTTCTttatgcgagggacacatcccgctgtcagatcagcatgagagctgcattcactgtctgggccgcacccacgcagagacagctctcatggagacagactgccctcactgtgagggcatgagtctcaagacacttTGCTCatgaatcaccctcgttctgagggacgattcagtcTCCCGGCCCTCCTACCTGCCTCTTCTGTGAATCCCGAGGGATCACACAAGGAGCtcattgacaattcatgtctggagtttggtccgggtctttcaaaagccatgtcaaacccaggaaaggctatgtgcttaaggttctaaccacacccatcagagcgcaggtggttcaccctCAAGCCTTAttcccctcctccatttaattcggatgaggaacagtccttatGAGTTGCAGGGTgcaaattgcccaattggtgtgaAAGCACAGTCAACTAGAGGCATAtgctcttcatgggcatggacgaatggtgtgtccttaaaagacatatgttttgcagcaggatggtcttctcaaaataCATTCGCAAAGTTTTACAATCAAGACGTAACGTTTCTCTaatcacaagtcctctctgtctagagcgcttgctatttcactggacaaacatatacttatgccccttttattttattttattttttccttcctgtcattttacacaaccgcctacATTCAGACCGttgtatttcccaaaagtcacaggcactttcattacaaataatcTTCCTTCCCAAcagggttcgtgaaggggttaattcatactatctGAGAATACttcatatatatattctgagtgtttccctcctggctcaccatgagggtcattcacttgcggcatactcatgtagGTCACCGTCCCGTGGGACTGCGGCGTCAtatttcctctctgggaaggttaTGTCGAGAAGTGTGAGGAATTTTGTTTGCGTGCCTacttttataccggacagcttcgtTATTAAAAAGATGGGTCTTAAACACCACAGCCAATCctggcattattgtagaaagTTTTCATCTAGGTTGAgaggaaggacactccccattagcatcagcttagtgacgcaatgtcttgttcccttcatctcagggaaccgaggttacatacgtaacagaGACGTTTTCAACTACATTGAAATTTTTCTGAtatctggactctatctgcaggtgTTTATGGTTATACATACAAATTGACTGATATATTAAAAACACTTTCTAGATAAACATGACTAtttctagatattgatttctagacaaCTTTCTAGATGgacttgcatgccactcccaaaaacagtgcagagtaggtggtgaagctgtaaatacttataaaactgagatctgggaatgccaaaatgttgaaccaaattttcaaaaggtctcaatactccaccctcatataggtcaccaagtgcattaaccccccctcacaatccaatctgaccaacagaaaggggacttattaatacatagtttagggttcagccatatgctcaaggctacgtttaaataaatatccgaattaaacactctggacacttttgtccatatcgagtgcaaatgcaaaataacagggtgcgacttaacctctccagctagtttgatcgaaaggctttgcagtggcgagataggggcaagaacttccttttcaatacaaaaccagagaggggctctctcaggtggaagcgaccaaagagtcaaatgtctaagaccaaatgcataataagaaaacaaaatcttgggtaggccaaacccaccattgtcaatcggcctgtgtaacttattgaaatttaacctgggacgcttaccattccaaataaaggacttcgctatgctatcaaattgcttgaaataagagagggggacatctacagggagagactgtagcaggtagttgaattttggaatacaattcattttaataacattaaccttcccaatcatcgataaatgtaatgaagcccacctgtccacatcattcgaaaacctcttTGGTTTttggaaattggacggtaacttttacactcgcttggatctttgtcctttttaagaatcagactgatccgggcttgtgtcatggttggcggaagctttccattctttaatgattccgtataaaattctagcaaaagtggagccagttctgtagcataagacttgaaaaactcagcggcaaaaccatctggccctggagccttgcctgtaggcagggccttaattacctcatcaagctcctccaaggttatctcagaatcaagagaactcctttgctcagttgtcagtttaggaagatctaatggttccacaaagttcctaatatcctcatcagtagacgaagacgtggaactataaagatcaaagtagaattctttaaaagcattattaatatcaatggccgaggtaaatatttcaccaccagcagatttcactgagggaatggcagaaaaagactctctgctttatatatctagccaaaaattttcctgctttgtcccccgactcaaagtatgactgtcttgccctgaataaccaaaactccactttccacgacaaaatagtattatatctatatttcaatcggatcaattctctgaggccatcaaatgacatacagcgcttcagctctgcctcggcacttttaatatttccttccaactccacaa
The genomic region above belongs to Myxocyprinus asiaticus isolate MX2 ecotype Aquarium Trade chromosome 23, UBuf_Myxa_2, whole genome shotgun sequence and contains:
- the LOC127414285 gene encoding ninein-like, producing the protein MDGARDQYEERLKKVFESFDGSGLGSLCPEELTDLCHALQLEENTLNTLVHTLLQDQLSARVEFEQFKEVLILVLSSTNTNDPQECPEQPDSPEVQPRFVKGSKRYGRRSAPEFIHIHTNPHTQAEDEEEKDEDAQETVPRKRERWNTDVSISEEFEAEGQMHLWNPDEPSTPRCNAVTLCDLEERLQNACRELSLPMNGMATLQQLHTLCQRTGTEVGEDVFQCADESTMDVQEFVSYIINRSKPLTPSASTPYRQLKRRHSTQFDESGHRISCALSSTIGLQLFSVLDVGSGHAPAETLLYRWMEEGVDNSSEILQALDFNLEGNVNLSELTVAIENELLNSKNSIHQVALVSFKAEIRHLLECVDLERHEKERIRSDLDKAEKLKSQLASEVDDHHVAIERNNELNLRKLEKEYKDSMNALRVERSKEVELVQQHASQQREELEQEIGKMREDENVLREHLTLTIKENCCLETELLESTEKLVEAENQINKLQKNLDSVLKERFGDLDPDSAEFYQQEDRMRQLRENYEEQCRELQDHIDELEAQLEEYQTLGSTPSTRPGQSLSDELARKSPDPGSQERQTLNMSLETEMLLEQHQREIENIQAMIQEEQRNSEKERNRLSLQHQKEVQILREEMARELERANRLEQEVSALHTLHQHELSFFTQEAQYARSRAEQLKEQVGVLEEKKTAYEEQSRAHAEEISLIELKHQKVPEASLQEQRERLQEEREKWEMRLTEHWKQAQERLQRGHEEVLSAQFEEVQQKTERECFEMERRLREEWERERQKLEEVSKEALQAVTEERKESERRLRQQWDEERVSLEEKHHAVLMQHLEEERERFRAQQEETESIIMEHCGRVRAQLEKQSEEALQAYLKLEREQLQAEKEEQEMRWQQVLNEEQNRMDEAHREAMQELSTKHSKERERLSGLLEKLRTDIAEERLSWLQSCPHLLYSCHGNREDSTIVMAPTST